In Zonotrichia albicollis isolate bZonAlb1 chromosome 26, bZonAlb1.hap1, whole genome shotgun sequence, a genomic segment contains:
- the GNRH1 gene encoding progonadoliberin-1, with product MEKPQRMVAAALLCVLAVGLGLAQHWSYGLQPGGKRSTQVLLGPFQEIPNEMENLEEVQQSECPGSYQNSRIRDLKEAMERLVEGEGRRKKV from the exons ATGGAGAAGCCCCAGAGGATGGTGGCCgctgccctgctgtgtgtgctggccgtggggctgggcctggcccagCACTGGTCCTATGGGCTCCAGCCAGGGGGCAAGAGGAGCACCCAGGTCCTGCTGGGGCCATTCCAGGAG ATTCCAAATGAAATGGAAAACTTAGAGGAGGTGCAGCAGAGTGAGTGCCCAGGCTCGTACCAGAATTCCAGGATCAGGGATCTGAAGGAAGCCATG GAGAGGCTGGTGGAGGGAGAAGGCAGAAGAAAGAAGGTTTAA